The Sandaracinus amylolyticus genomic interval CGCGTCCTCGCCGTCGAAGCCCGGCACGCGGTAGTCGCAGAGGATCGCGTCGTACGAGCTCGACCGGATCGCGCGGACGAACGCGTCGCGCGCGTCGACGCGGTCGCACTCGACGGCGAGGCCCGCCCGCGCGAGCGCCGCGATCACGAGCTCCGCGTCGAGGCGACTGTCTTCGAGGTGCAGCAGGCGGAGCATCTCGATCGTCCCGCGGTGCGTCAGCGACCGTCCGCGTCGGGCTCGCGCGGCTCGGGCGGAGGCTGGTTGATCACGGCCCAGAACAGGCCGAGCTCGCGGAGCGCCGCGACGAATTCGGAGAAGCCGACGGGCTTCACCACGTACGCGTTCACGCCGAGCCCGTACGAGCGCGCGAGGTCGCGCTCCTGGTTGCTGCTGGTGAGCATCACGATCGGGAGCGCCTTCATGGCGGGATCGCCCTTCACGCGCGCGAGCACCTCGAGACCGTCGATCTTCGGCAGCTTCAGGTCGAGGAGCACGACGACCGGCAGCTCGGACGCACGGCTCGCGTGCGCCCCCTCGCAGTACAGGTAGTCGAGCGCTTCCTGGCCGTCCTTGACCCAGACGACCTCGTTCGCGAGCCCGACCTCCTCGAACGCCGCGAGCGTGAGCCGCGCGTCGTTGGGACTGTCCTCGACGAGCAGGAGCGATTTCAGCTTCATGGTGCGTTCGGTCCCACCCCCGCACGAGGGCATGGCCGGCGGCAACTAGTCGCGCCGGCGCGAGCTCGCAATGCCCGATCGTCACGCGTGCTACGCTCGGCGCGGAATTCACGGGCGGGCGGGGGTCCGGGGCATGCGCGGCATGGTGGGGGTCGCGGCGCTCTGCGCGCTGCTCGGCGGGTGCGGCGGCGAGGTGTCCGGGGACGCGCCCGCGCGCGACGGCGGGGTCGCCGACGCGCCGATCACGGTCGATGCGAGCCCAGCGATCGACGCGGCGCCGGTCGCGCCAGTGGTCGCGTTCGAGTCACCCGCCGACGGCGCGCGCTTCGTGCGCGACACCATCGAGGACGAGTCGTGGCTCGCGCGCGTCGAGCTCGTGGTGCGCGCAGAAGGCGTGGACCACGTCGACGTGATCGCCGACGACACCATCGAGCTCGCGACGCTGCGGCCGCCGATGCTCAGCGCATTCGCGTCGTTCGCGGCCGACGGCGCGCGGGTGCTCACCGCGATCGGGCGCGACGCGGGCGGCGCGGAGCTGGTGCGCGACGAGATCACGATCGAGGTCGCCGCGCCCGCCGACGAGAGCTGCCACGCGATGCTCGACGCGCTCGGGCTCGAGTGGGAGCCGATCGCGTCGCTGCGCGGCGTCGCCGACCCGGTGCGCGTGCAGCCGACGATCGCCGGCGTGCGGTATCGATCGGCGTCGCAGTCGATGCCGACCGCGATGTCGATGGACTGCGAGCTCGCGCCGCGGCTCGTGCGCCTGTCGGAATTGATCTCGACGTACGGGATCGACGAGGTGATCCACCTCGGGATCTACAACTATCGCTGCATCGGCGGCGGCGATCCCGACAGCGGCACCTGCACGCCGAGCCAGCACGCGTACGCGCGTGCGATCGATCTTCACGCGTTCGGCCTCGAGGGGTCCGACGCGACCTACAGCACCGAGGACGACTTCGTGATCACGCGGCGCGCCGACACGTGCCCGATGATGTCGTCGTCCGAGCCCGACCGCGTGCTCAAGGAGATCGCGTGCGCGCTGTGGTCGGAGCGCGTCTTCCAGATCGTGCTGACGCCGAACTACAACGACGCGCACCGGAACCACTACCACGTCGATCTCACCGAGGGCTCGATGTACCTCGGCAGCGGCGTGGAGGGCGTGGACCCGATCGTCGGCGGGCTCGGCGACTAGTAGCGGACGAGCGCGATCGTCGGGATCGGCGCGAGCTTCGCGCCGCCGTCGAGGAACGTCAGCTCGATCAGGAACGCCGCGCCCACGATCTCGCCGCCGAGGCGCTTCACGAGCTTGCACGTCGCGCGCGCGGTGCCGCCGGTCGCGATCACGTCGTCGACCACGAGGACGCGCGTGCCGTGCGAGAGCGCGTCGGAGTGCATCTCGACCGCGTCGGTGCCGTACTCGAGGTCGTACTCCTCGCGCGTCGTCGCGTGCGGGAGCTTGCCCGGCTTGCGCACC includes:
- a CDS encoding response regulator, which codes for MKLKSLLLVEDSPNDARLTLAAFEEVGLANEVVWVKDGQEALDYLYCEGAHASRASELPVVVLLDLKLPKIDGLEVLARVKGDPAMKALPIVMLTSSNQERDLARSYGLGVNAYVVKPVGFSEFVAALRELGLFWAVINQPPPEPREPDADGR
- a CDS encoding extensin family protein, whose translation is MRGMVGVAALCALLGGCGGEVSGDAPARDGGVADAPITVDASPAIDAAPVAPVVAFESPADGARFVRDTIEDESWLARVELVVRAEGVDHVDVIADDTIELATLRPPMLSAFASFAADGARVLTAIGRDAGGAELVRDEITIEVAAPADESCHAMLDALGLEWEPIASLRGVADPVRVQPTIAGVRYRSASQSMPTAMSMDCELAPRLVRLSELISTYGIDEVIHLGIYNYRCIGGGDPDSGTCTPSQHAYARAIDLHAFGLEGSDATYSTEDDFVITRRADTCPMMSSSEPDRVLKEIACALWSERVFQIVLTPNYNDAHRNHYHVDLTEGSMYLGSGVEGVDPIVGGLGD
- a CDS encoding adenine phosphoribosyltransferase — translated: MDPRVDLIRSRIRDVADFPKPGILFRDITPLLSDGVAFRTAIDLLAEQARPLAPEVIVGIESRGFLFGAPLATALGIGFVPVRKPGKLPHATTREEYDLEYGTDAVEMHSDALSHGTRVLVVDDVIATGGTARATCKLVKRLGGEIVGAAFLIELTFLDGGAKLAPIPTIALVRY